The following are from one region of the Halobacteriovorax vibrionivorans genome:
- a CDS encoding sigma-70 family RNA polymerase sigma factor: MQLGLTELENLIREIAQEKSRHAFKKLFDFYYPKAMNYLLKAGLSKEVCAELSQEAMLKVWKKSSSYSPELANVNTWLFTIIRNTKYDYLRKQSRDPLAIISADDVFDENIHTLDSTHEIEEIYQRAQTQEMITKLSQDQQDVLYGIYREGLTQSEFAHMRDIPLGTVKSRVRLAIKNLKLLMEEK; the protein is encoded by the coding sequence GTGCAATTGGGCCTAACTGAATTAGAAAACTTGATTCGAGAAATCGCTCAGGAAAAATCAAGACATGCTTTTAAGAAGCTATTTGATTTCTATTACCCAAAGGCGATGAACTACCTCCTTAAAGCTGGATTATCAAAGGAAGTTTGCGCAGAGCTTTCTCAAGAGGCCATGCTAAAGGTTTGGAAGAAGTCTTCCTCATACTCTCCAGAATTGGCCAATGTTAATACTTGGCTATTTACAATAATAAGAAATACAAAATATGACTATTTAAGAAAACAAAGCCGTGATCCTTTAGCAATCATAAGTGCTGATGATGTTTTTGATGAAAATATTCACACACTTGATTCTACGCATGAAATTGAAGAGATTTATCAAAGAGCGCAAACTCAAGAAATGATAACTAAACTCTCTCAAGATCAGCAGGATGTTCTCTACGGTATATACCGAGAAGGACTAACTCAGTCGGAATTTGCTCACATGCGTGACATCCCCCTGGGGACAGTAAAATCACGGGTAAGACTAGCTATTAAAAACTTAAAATTACTAATGGAGGAGAAGTGA
- the egtB gene encoding ergothioneine biosynthesis protein EgtB, with product MGGAINFNSENLFKINKAKGEIGFHVIQNDITSIYLNIRKETEDICKPLEIEDYVVQPCAEVSPPKWHLAHTTWFFEEFILAKYLDNYERYNKGYSYLFNSYYKSVGNHWLQGQRGHLSRPTVNEIYEYRKYVDFYMCEVLTNMDPVSEIEFLLEVGLNHEQQHQELLLMDIKYIFAMNPCNPAYYQYWPLKVFRSRNQWKNVEGGIYQVGFNGQDFSYDNEKPNHERVILSYSVRQQLITNSEYLEFINDGGYEDFRLWPSDGHDWVKENKIKAPLYWSLNDGEWFEYTLGGLGLVDPNASVCHVSYYEAYAFSKWAGYRLPSEFECELGLDEGPHELWNWTSSHYSPYPGYESFLGSLEEYNEKFMCNQFVLRGGCFGTPSNHYRKTYRNFYRPHQRWMFSGIRIAKDK from the coding sequence GTGGGGGGAGCTATAAACTTTAATTCAGAAAATCTATTCAAAATAAATAAGGCCAAGGGAGAGATTGGCTTTCACGTAATCCAAAATGATATAACTTCTATCTATCTTAATATAAGAAAGGAAACGGAAGATATATGTAAGCCTTTAGAGATTGAGGATTATGTTGTTCAGCCTTGTGCAGAAGTAAGTCCACCTAAGTGGCACCTTGCTCATACCACATGGTTTTTTGAAGAGTTTATCTTAGCTAAGTATCTCGATAATTATGAGCGATACAATAAGGGCTATTCTTATTTATTTAACTCATATTATAAATCCGTTGGGAATCACTGGTTGCAAGGGCAGAGGGGACATCTATCTCGTCCTACAGTAAATGAGATTTATGAATATCGTAAGTATGTCGATTTCTATATGTGTGAAGTTTTAACTAATATGGATCCTGTTTCAGAAATTGAATTCTTACTTGAGGTCGGCTTAAATCACGAGCAACAGCACCAAGAATTATTACTAATGGATATCAAATATATATTTGCCATGAATCCTTGTAATCCTGCTTATTACCAGTATTGGCCATTAAAAGTTTTTCGCTCAAGGAATCAGTGGAAAAATGTTGAAGGTGGGATTTATCAAGTAGGCTTTAATGGTCAGGATTTTTCATATGATAATGAAAAACCAAATCATGAAAGAGTGATTCTTTCGTACTCTGTCAGGCAACAATTAATTACTAATAGTGAATATTTAGAGTTCATTAATGATGGTGGTTATGAAGATTTTCGACTGTGGCCAAGTGATGGACACGACTGGGTTAAAGAAAACAAAATAAAAGCACCACTGTATTGGTCTTTAAATGATGGAGAGTGGTTTGAGTATACTCTTGGAGGATTAGGCTTAGTTGATCCAAATGCAAGTGTTTGCCATGTTAGTTACTATGAGGCTTATGCCTTTTCAAAATGGGCCGGCTATCGTTTACCTAGTGAATTTGAATGCGAATTAGGCCTTGATGAAGGACCTCATGAATTGTGGAATTGGACATCTTCTCATTATTCTCCATACCCAGGTTATGAATCATTTCTAGGAAGCCTCGAAGAGTACAATGAGAAATTTATGTGTAATCAATTTGTATTAAGAGGCGGCTGCTTTGGTACTCCAAGTAATCATTATCGAAAAACATATCGTAACTTTTATCGTCCACACCAACGTTGGATGTTTTCAGGAATAAGAATTGCCAAGGATAAGTAA
- a CDS encoding DUF3750 domain-containing protein — translation MKLINTLTLLFLILSCSSKSWKETSRESAGIAPKANELKEDIVQVYYARAFSWRGNFAVHPWIAWKKVDEEQYTVAQVTSWNIRREGSAIRIEKDLPDRLWFDNIPTLAFEARGKKASTIIEKLKPLIENYPYKDLYRIWPGPNSNTFVSYLNRNIEELDIELPPHAIGKDYLGTNKFIAPTASNTGYTLSAFGLLGVTFARAEGIEFNLLGLNFGVDFADPALKLPFAGRVGYPDRSL, via the coding sequence ATGAAGTTGATTAATACACTTACTCTTTTATTTCTAATTTTATCTTGTTCATCAAAGTCGTGGAAAGAGACATCACGTGAAAGTGCAGGAATTGCGCCAAAGGCCAATGAGCTAAAGGAAGATATTGTACAAGTCTATTATGCACGAGCTTTTTCCTGGCGAGGCAACTTTGCTGTTCATCCATGGATTGCTTGGAAGAAAGTTGATGAAGAACAATACACTGTAGCGCAAGTTACTTCATGGAATATCAGAAGAGAAGGTAGCGCCATTAGAATTGAAAAGGACCTTCCTGATCGTTTATGGTTTGATAATATACCAACCCTAGCCTTTGAGGCACGAGGTAAAAAAGCCTCTACCATCATTGAAAAACTAAAGCCTTTAATTGAAAATTATCCGTATAAAGATCTTTATCGTATTTGGCCTGGACCAAACTCAAATACATTTGTTTCCTATCTAAATCGCAATATCGAAGAATTGGATATTGAACTTCCACCTCATGCCATTGGTAAGGATTACCTAGGCACTAATAAATTTATTGCTCCAACAGCATCAAACACTGGCTACACCCTATCGGCCTTTGGGCTCTTAGGTGTAACATTTGCTAGAGCAGAGGGAATTGAATTCAATCTCCTTGGGTTAAACTTTGGTGTCGACTTTGCTGATCCAGCACTTAAGCTGCCTTTTGCTGGACGTGTTGGCTATCCAGACCGCTCACTATGA
- a CDS encoding DUF1365 domain-containing protein, with amino-acid sequence MKSCLYEGEVLHNRYSPKEHNFKYKLFLSYIDLDELDEVFSKSKFWSLEKLNFISFRRRDYHGDKSKPLKEEVFNTVENKIGRRPNGPVRLLTNLRFFGYCFNSVSFYYCYKEDGETLDALMAEIENTPWGERYCYVFDGEEVNDKSLKIKLDKKFHISPFFPMDIKYIWEFFVPSNSLRIHMTSLDKGSAVFYAGLQLKRVNISSRSLNRMLFKHPLMTFKMIFGIYFQALRLWMKRIPFFDHPNPDSRKSIISDKNKEGVL; translated from the coding sequence ATGAAAAGCTGCCTCTACGAAGGAGAAGTCCTTCATAACCGTTATTCACCTAAAGAGCATAACTTCAAGTATAAGTTATTTCTGAGCTATATTGATTTAGATGAACTTGATGAAGTCTTTTCTAAATCAAAGTTTTGGTCTCTTGAAAAGTTGAACTTTATTTCTTTTCGAAGAAGAGATTACCATGGCGATAAGTCAAAACCACTGAAAGAAGAAGTATTTAACACTGTTGAAAACAAGATTGGTAGAAGACCAAATGGGCCAGTAAGACTTTTAACAAATTTACGCTTCTTTGGTTATTGTTTTAACTCAGTGAGCTTTTACTATTGTTATAAAGAGGATGGGGAGACGCTTGATGCCTTAATGGCAGAAATTGAAAATACTCCTTGGGGTGAGCGTTATTGTTATGTCTTTGATGGAGAGGAAGTAAATGATAAATCATTAAAAATTAAGCTTGATAAGAAATTTCATATCTCACCATTTTTCCCAATGGATATTAAATATATTTGGGAATTCTTTGTGCCATCGAATTCTCTTAGAATTCATATGACAAGCTTGGATAAAGGCAGTGCAGTCTTCTATGCAGGACTTCAGTTAAAACGGGTTAATATTTCATCTCGTTCTTTAAATCGAATGCTTTTTAAACATCCGCTAATGACTTTTAAAATGATATTTGGAATATATTTTCAAGCATTAAGACTATGGATGAAAAGAATTCCATTCTTTGATCATCCAAACCCAGACAGTCGTAAATCAATAATCTCAGATAAAAATAAGGAAGGTGTATTATGA
- the egtD gene encoding L-histidine N(alpha)-methyltransferase, whose translation MEISNLVNYENHINDKEQFALDVLNGLSRDEKMLSTKYFYDDKGSELFQKITKHEDYYLTRTEYEILKQANKEIANIISEDEVDIVELGAGDGHKSKLIIEGLLESGKTVNYYPIDISAEAMKQLEQVITPNENLQVHGVVAEYFEGLRYINERSRNRKLVLFLGSNIGNFNRHQSHYFLQHMWNGLEANDMALIGFDLKKDVEKLTAAYNDSSGYTKEFNLNLLERINKELGGNFVPENFQHVGIFNPKIGAMESYLLPKKDQSVYIKSLKKAFHFEAFEPLHLEYSFKYTKGDIETMCFDSGFQVAKHFTDKNEYFIDSLWRVVKA comes from the coding sequence ATGGAAATATCTAATTTAGTAAATTATGAAAATCATATTAACGACAAAGAACAATTTGCTCTCGATGTGCTTAATGGGCTAAGTCGTGACGAAAAAATGCTATCAACTAAATACTTCTATGATGATAAGGGAAGTGAGTTATTTCAAAAAATAACTAAACATGAAGACTATTACCTAACTCGTACTGAGTACGAAATTTTAAAGCAAGCTAATAAAGAAATTGCTAATATCATTTCAGAAGATGAAGTGGATATTGTTGAACTTGGTGCTGGAGATGGCCATAAAAGTAAATTAATTATTGAAGGATTACTAGAAAGCGGGAAAACAGTAAATTATTATCCTATCGATATATCAGCAGAGGCAATGAAGCAACTTGAACAAGTCATTACTCCTAACGAGAATCTTCAAGTACATGGTGTTGTCGCAGAATACTTTGAAGGACTTCGCTATATTAATGAAAGGTCTAGAAACCGTAAGCTTGTTTTATTTTTGGGATCAAATATTGGAAACTTTAATCGTCATCAAAGTCACTACTTCTTACAGCATATGTGGAATGGACTAGAGGCAAATGATATGGCCCTTATTGGTTTTGACCTTAAAAAAGATGTTGAGAAACTCACGGCCGCTTATAATGATTCTAGTGGGTACACAAAAGAATTTAATCTAAATCTATTAGAGCGTATAAATAAAGAGTTAGGTGGTAATTTTGTACCAGAGAATTTCCAGCATGTAGGAATATTTAATCCAAAAATAGGAGCAATGGAGAGCTACTTGCTTCCAAAGAAGGATCAATCAGTTTATATAAAGTCATTGAAGAAAGCATTTCACTTTGAAGCTTTCGAACCACTACACCTAGAATATTCTTTCAAATATACAAAAGGTGACATTGAAACAATGTGCTTTGATAGTGGTTTTCAAGTCGCAAAACATTTTACTGATAAGAATGAATACTTTATTGACTCATTATGGAGAGTTGTAAAAGCCTAA
- a CDS encoding cation diffusion facilitator family transporter, with amino-acid sequence MSGGHHHHHHHHHGDMNGKNILIAFFLNASFAVIELIGGYLTNSVAIYSDALHDIGDSLALLFSYFAEKLSKKEADNQFTFGYRRFSILSALINGLILFSGSIFVIYEAVQRIMAPEPVQAMGMLWLALLGIVVNGVAAYRMSKTSGLNQKMVMYHLLEDLMGWVAVLIVSVILHFKPWYILDSILSILISFIILRGVYHNLKKVGLIFLQHFPDEIEMNTIKEEVEALELVKDMHAIKGWSLDNESFYLRFHILVAPETKARDLDILKQSIKEVLSSHHVVYSTIEFESSTDCCE; translated from the coding sequence ATGTCTGGAGGACATCACCATCATCACCACCATCACCATGGTGATATGAATGGCAAGAATATCTTAATCGCATTTTTCCTCAATGCTAGTTTTGCTGTGATTGAATTAATAGGCGGCTACTTAACAAATAGTGTGGCCATCTATTCAGATGCTCTCCATGATATCGGAGATAGCCTTGCTCTCTTATTTTCATACTTCGCAGAAAAATTAAGTAAGAAAGAAGCGGATAATCAATTTACTTTCGGTTATCGTCGTTTTTCGATTCTATCGGCACTTATAAATGGCCTAATTCTTTTTTCTGGTAGTATTTTTGTCATTTACGAAGCAGTTCAAAGAATAATGGCACCTGAGCCTGTTCAGGCAATGGGAATGCTATGGTTGGCCTTATTGGGAATTGTGGTGAATGGGGTTGCTGCTTATCGCATGTCTAAGACGAGTGGTCTAAATCAAAAAATGGTTATGTACCATCTATTGGAAGATTTAATGGGGTGGGTGGCCGTTCTTATTGTCAGTGTAATACTTCATTTTAAGCCTTGGTATATTTTAGACTCGATTCTTTCGATCTTGATCTCATTTATTATTCTAAGAGGTGTTTATCATAATCTTAAAAAAGTTGGACTAATATTCCTTCAGCATTTTCCTGATGAAATTGAGATGAATACAATAAAAGAAGAGGTTGAGGCCTTAGAGCTTGTAAAAGATATGCATGCTATAAAAGGTTGGTCATTAGATAATGAATCATTCTATTTAAGATTTCATATTCTTGTTGCGCCGGAAACAAAGGCAAGGGACTTAGACATTTTAAAGCAAAGTATTAAAGAGGTTTTATCTAGTCATCATGTAGTCTATTCCACAATAGAGTTTGAATCTTCAACTGATTGCTGCGAATAA
- a CDS encoding zinc ribbon domain-containing protein YjdM: MTEENQKCPKCESPYAYSDGQLWNCPECFHEWSLDANNEETEQEHQFLDVNGAPLQNGDSVTVIRDLKAGKSTIKSGTKVKNIRLLDDPVNGHDISCKVDGHGSMYLKCSVVKKA, from the coding sequence ATGACTGAAGAAAATCAAAAATGCCCAAAATGTGAGTCTCCATATGCTTACTCAGATGGACAATTATGGAATTGCCCTGAATGTTTTCATGAATGGAGTCTAGATGCTAACAATGAAGAAACTGAACAAGAACATCAATTCCTTGATGTTAATGGGGCCCCGCTACAAAATGGCGACTCTGTTACAGTGATTAGAGACCTAAAGGCCGGCAAGTCCACAATCAAGTCAGGAACAAAAGTAAAAAATATTCGCTTACTTGATGATCCTGTTAACGGACACGATATCTCATGTAAAGTTGATGGCCACGGATCAATGTACTTAAAGTGCTCGGTAGTTAAAAAAGCTTAG
- a CDS encoding cupin domain-containing protein: protein MNKLYHPDTNLIRDYVNAKLPAGASLLISTHLSECEDCQQHMATLTNEEAQVFFGDDSEIKKDEVDDAFESLFNRIEDEESETIVNIKAKQNTATINFGDKVFELPEKLAFAAEKNLNWKEFGNDCGVAQITEGAGGGLFFIYMGPGETVPEHGHSGREYSYVVDGYYYSEGTRLSNGDFSVFDEKDTHAPATASDEGCLVVSFVENRLNFFQGLLAPLNRLLWWYLKRS, encoded by the coding sequence GTGAATAAGCTTTATCATCCTGACACAAATTTAATAAGAGACTATGTTAACGCTAAGTTACCAGCGGGAGCTTCTCTTCTAATATCAACTCACTTAAGTGAATGTGAGGACTGCCAACAACATATGGCCACACTTACAAACGAGGAAGCTCAAGTCTTTTTTGGTGATGATAGTGAGATCAAAAAAGATGAAGTGGACGATGCGTTTGAAAGCCTCTTTAATCGTATAGAAGATGAAGAAAGTGAAACGATTGTAAATATTAAAGCCAAGCAAAATACTGCAACGATTAACTTCGGGGATAAGGTATTTGAATTACCTGAAAAATTGGCCTTTGCGGCAGAGAAAAACCTTAATTGGAAAGAGTTCGGTAATGATTGCGGTGTGGCACAAATTACAGAAGGTGCCGGTGGTGGTCTTTTCTTTATCTACATGGGACCAGGAGAAACTGTTCCAGAGCACGGCCACAGTGGACGTGAATATAGCTATGTTGTTGATGGTTATTATTACAGTGAAGGAACTCGTTTAAGTAATGGTGACTTTTCTGTATTTGATGAAAAAGATACTCATGCACCAGCAACTGCAAGTGATGAAGGATGCTTAGTGGTTTCATTTGTTGAAAACCGCCTTAACTTCTTTCAAGGATTATTGGCACCATTAAATCGCCTACTCTGGTGGTACCTTAAGAGGTCTTAG
- a CDS encoding NAD(P)/FAD-dependent oxidoreductase: MKIAIIGSGISGLTCAYKLSSKHDVTLFEANDYLGGHTHTHDIELDGEKHRVDTGFIVFNKKTYPNFLKLLEELDVAYKPTSMSFSVSCDKTGLEYNGTSFNTLFAQRLNFLRPKFYSMLKGIIDFNKKAKDFLSNDNGDISLQAFFESRKVKDSVIEYYIVPMMAAVWSTDPRDVWQFPAKFVLRFFENHGFLEVDDRPQWYVIDGGSNSYIDKMLPHFKDSVRLNTPVQKVIRHDDHIVVETKNGSEKFDHVIFATHSDVSLKILDAPTQKESEVLSSIPYIANPTYLHLDRSFLPKKKLAWAAWNYQLPIERKVGATVTYNMNILQELKSKNLFNVTLNPYRKIDEKKILKKMDYMHPLFSLEGMKAQESWKDISGKNRTHYCGAYWRNGFHEDGVFSALRVVEELEKI; the protein is encoded by the coding sequence GTGAAAATAGCAATCATTGGTTCTGGTATTTCTGGTTTAACATGTGCATACAAACTTTCAAGTAAGCACGACGTTACTCTATTTGAGGCCAATGATTATCTTGGTGGGCACACTCATACTCACGATATTGAGCTAGATGGTGAAAAACATCGTGTTGATACTGGGTTTATCGTCTTTAATAAAAAGACTTATCCAAACTTTCTAAAACTTCTTGAAGAATTAGATGTTGCCTATAAACCGACATCCATGAGCTTTAGTGTCAGCTGTGATAAAACTGGTCTTGAGTACAATGGAACCTCATTTAACACTCTATTTGCTCAGCGATTAAACTTTTTAAGACCGAAATTCTATTCAATGCTAAAGGGAATAATTGACTTTAATAAGAAGGCCAAGGATTTTCTCTCTAATGATAATGGAGATATCTCTCTTCAAGCATTTTTTGAATCACGAAAAGTTAAAGATAGCGTCATTGAATATTATATTGTTCCTATGATGGCCGCGGTATGGTCGACTGACCCAAGAGATGTATGGCAATTTCCTGCTAAATTCGTACTAAGGTTTTTTGAAAATCACGGCTTCCTAGAGGTTGATGATCGTCCGCAGTGGTATGTAATTGATGGAGGATCAAATTCATATATTGATAAAATGCTTCCACATTTTAAGGATAGTGTTAGATTAAATACTCCCGTTCAAAAAGTTATTCGTCATGATGATCACATTGTTGTGGAAACAAAAAATGGGAGCGAAAAATTTGATCATGTTATTTTTGCAACACATAGTGATGTTTCATTAAAGATTTTAGATGCTCCAACACAAAAAGAGAGCGAGGTTCTTTCTTCAATTCCTTATATTGCTAATCCAACATACCTACACTTAGATCGAAGTTTTCTTCCAAAGAAGAAGCTTGCTTGGGCCGCATGGAATTATCAACTTCCTATTGAAAGAAAAGTAGGGGCCACAGTGACATATAATATGAATATCTTACAAGAGTTAAAGAGTAAGAATTTGTTCAATGTCACTCTAAACCCATATCGAAAAATAGATGAGAAGAAAATACTTAAAAAAATGGATTATATGCATCCATTATTCTCTCTCGAGGGGATGAAGGCACAAGAAAGTTGGAAAGATATAAGTGGGAAGAATCGTACTCACTATTGTGGAGCATATTGGCGTAATGGCTTTCACGAAGATGGTGTTTTCAGTGCTCTTCGTGTTGTAGAGGAACTGGAGAAGATATGA
- a CDS encoding SAM-dependent methyltransferase, with protein MKPDYKTLQKYPEVQALSNYGFLTRSIRKLILKSLDDLQYGRLKIIEQDITTEVGKGDILVNAEIKVNDPSFFVDVFTKGSIGAAESYILKKWDTDDLDNVMRLFALNKSTLSQVDSGLVNLLKPARLIEYWQDRNTIDGSKKNIKAHYDLPDELFEHFLDESMMYSSAFFENEESTLEEAQQAKLKLIAERLDIRAENRILEIGSGWGALAIYLAKNYDCHVTTTTISDNQYRVTKERIAKEGLEDKITLLKDDYRLLKGEYDRVVSIEMIEAVGEQFLDSYTQKISDLLVEDGLALLQIITINDQEYDRAVKELDFIKKFIFPGSFIPSIHAVLSSFKSTSDMRLYNQVDFTSHYARTLEEWKKRFNTNTHEIPKLGEDEEFIRLWNFYFSYCIGGFHERAIGVSHLTFGKPLYRN; from the coding sequence ATGAAACCAGACTATAAAACTCTTCAGAAATACCCTGAAGTACAAGCGCTATCAAACTATGGTTTTTTAACAAGATCCATTAGAAAGCTAATACTTAAATCATTAGATGATCTTCAATATGGACGTCTTAAGATTATTGAACAAGATATCACTACTGAGGTTGGTAAAGGTGATATCCTTGTTAATGCTGAAATCAAGGTCAATGATCCTTCTTTCTTTGTTGATGTTTTCACTAAAGGATCAATAGGTGCAGCAGAGTCTTATATTCTTAAGAAATGGGACACTGATGATCTTGATAATGTTATGAGACTATTTGCTTTAAATAAGTCTACACTCAGTCAAGTGGACTCAGGCCTTGTTAATCTTCTAAAGCCTGCAAGGCTAATTGAGTATTGGCAAGACAGGAATACGATTGATGGTTCAAAGAAGAATATTAAAGCGCACTATGATCTTCCAGATGAGCTTTTTGAACACTTTTTAGATGAATCAATGATGTACTCATCTGCATTTTTTGAAAACGAAGAATCAACACTAGAGGAGGCACAGCAAGCAAAGCTTAAGCTAATCGCAGAGCGCCTCGATATACGAGCTGAAAATCGTATTCTTGAGATTGGTTCTGGTTGGGGTGCATTGGCGATTTATCTTGCAAAGAATTATGACTGCCACGTTACGACGACAACAATATCAGATAATCAGTATCGTGTAACAAAAGAGAGAATTGCTAAAGAAGGTTTAGAAGATAAGATCACTTTATTGAAAGATGATTATCGTCTTCTAAAAGGTGAGTATGATCGTGTTGTATCAATCGAAATGATTGAAGCAGTAGGTGAGCAGTTTTTAGATAGTTATACGCAAAAGATATCTGATCTTTTAGTTGAGGATGGGCTGGCCCTACTTCAGATCATTACAATTAACGATCAAGAATATGACCGTGCCGTAAAGGAATTAGACTTCATTAAAAAGTTTATTTTCCCTGGAAGCTTTATTCCTTCAATTCATGCTGTTCTTTCATCATTTAAGTCTACTTCAGATATGCGTTTATATAATCAAGTGGACTTTACATCACATTATGCAAGAACTCTTGAGGAATGGAAAAAACGTTTTAATACAAATACTCATGAAATCCCAAAACTTGGAGAAGATGAGGAATTTATAAGATTATGGAACTTTTACTTCTCATATTGCATCGGTGGATTCCATGAAAGGGCCATTGGTGTTTCTCATTTAACTTTTGGAAAACCACTTTATCGTAACTAA
- a CDS encoding DUF1295 domain-containing protein, whose protein sequence is MFESILIITALLLVYFTIGWYISFRVKVFAYLDFYWCSSFFLIMGVLYFNYPEGQNFFENLNAIVLFCLYGIWSARLSTHLFTRIRQTGEDKRYIELKKKWKVMYGVYLYGLFVGEALLNVVLAIPLYLAIVNPTFDISNYFGILIFTIAIIGELIADSQLKRFVSNKENRGKVCDIGLWKYSRHPNYFFETLIWAGFGVYGLSSAPISFIGLIPYLIMLYLITSVTGVPPAEESSLKSKGDLYRKYQERTNRFLLWFPKVNTIIILMTSLLLIGGNVDMAYAQDDNAQTKSQAQRIEKVFNELRADNVDILDNFYAPNALFIDPIGRHKGIDEVKGYYKGIYEGVTDIKFEFSDIISNGSNHVGVWKMILRTPNLNSGKPVILHGNSVIKFNENGLVSYHRDYFDMGEFIYEHIPVLGSVTKYIKKRLKGE, encoded by the coding sequence GTGTTTGAAAGTATACTGATTATCACAGCGCTGCTTCTAGTCTACTTTACGATTGGCTGGTACATCTCTTTTCGAGTTAAGGTATTTGCTTACTTAGACTTTTATTGGTGCTCAAGCTTCTTTCTAATTATGGGAGTTTTATATTTTAACTACCCAGAGGGTCAAAACTTCTTTGAAAACTTAAATGCTATTGTGCTATTTTGTCTCTACGGAATCTGGTCTGCACGCTTAAGCACACATCTCTTTACTCGAATAAGACAAACGGGAGAAGATAAACGTTATATAGAGTTAAAGAAAAAGTGGAAAGTCATGTATGGAGTCTATCTCTATGGGCTATTTGTTGGTGAGGCCTTATTAAATGTTGTCTTAGCTATCCCTCTCTACTTAGCGATAGTGAATCCAACTTTTGATATATCAAATTACTTTGGAATTTTAATTTTTACCATTGCAATTATTGGGGAGCTAATCGCTGACTCTCAGCTTAAAAGGTTTGTTTCCAATAAAGAAAATCGTGGAAAAGTCTGTGATATCGGTCTTTGGAAATACTCAAGACATCCAAATTATTTTTTTGAAACATTAATCTGGGCCGGCTTTGGGGTATATGGACTTAGTTCAGCACCTATTTCATTTATCGGTTTAATACCGTATTTGATCATGCTTTATCTTATTACTTCAGTAACAGGAGTACCTCCGGCAGAGGAGTCTTCATTAAAGTCTAAGGGTGATCTTTACCGTAAATACCAAGAAAGAACGAACCGCTTTCTACTTTGGTTTCCAAAGGTGAACACAATAATTATTTTAATGACAAGTTTATTACTAATAGGAGGCAATGTGGATATGGCATACGCGCAAGATGATAATGCACAAACGAAATCTCAGGCCCAACGAATAGAGAAGGTCTTTAATGAATTAAGAGCTGATAACGTCGATATTCTTGATAACTTCTATGCTCCTAATGCTCTATTTATTGACCCTATTGGACGCCATAAGGGAATCGATGAAGTTAAGGGATATTACAAAGGTATTTATGAAGGTGTAACTGATATCAAATTTGAGTTCTCGGATATTATCTCAAATGGTTCTAATCATGTGGGAGTATGGAAAATGATTTTGAGAACTCCAAATCTAAACTCAGGAAAACCAGTTATTCTTCATGGAAACTCAGTCATAAAGTTTAATGAAAATGGACTTGTAAGCTATCACCGCGACTATTTTGATATGGGTGAATTTATATATGAACATATTCCTGTTCTCGGATCAGTCACAAAGTACATTAAGAAAAGGCTGAAGGGGGAGTAG